A region of Mobula birostris isolate sMobBir1 chromosome X, sMobBir1.hap1, whole genome shotgun sequence DNA encodes the following proteins:
- the avil gene encoding advillin isoform X1 yields the protein MSLEIAFKAVTDTPGILVWRIEQMELVPVPQKSYGNFFDGDCYILLATQSVGSALHRDIHYWIGLDSSQDEQGLAAIYTIHLDDYLNGSPVQHREVQGHESETFKGYFKSGIIYKKGGVNSGMKHVETNTYDVQRLLHVKGKRNVTATEVKMSWESYSLGDVLLLDVGKVIIQWNGPESNRMERLKGMQLAKDIRDRERGGRAGIGIIEGNEEIKSPKLMKVLIKFLGKRTKAINPSPPDEMADQQQKAKLALYHVSDACGQMKVTEVATWPLVQDVLDHNDCFILDQGGTKIYVWKGKRASKKEKQAAVSGALEFMKLKGYPNTTSIEMVNDGAESAMFKQLFKKWTVKGQTVGLGKTHTVGKVAQISQQKFDATQMHAFPKVASQERMVDDGTGKTEVWRVENLKLVPVDLKTYGFFYGGDCYLLLYTYLVNRKENFILYIWQGRHATRDELAASAYHAVQVDQKFGNKPVQVRVTMGKEPRHFLTIFKGKLIIFEGGTSRKNSKQEEPPVRLFQIHSYDKSNTKAIEVSPYASSLNSNDVFLLTTKAICYLWFGKGSNGDEREMAKELAVIISNGSEAIVAEGQESMEFWEALGGKAPYANGKRLQEENTDYQPRLFECSNKTGRFIASEITNFTQDDLSEDDVMLLDTWDQVFLWIGKNANETEKRLSLTTVQEYLKTHPSDRDLDTPIIMIKQGFEPPTFTGWFVAWDISKWSDGKTYDQMKRELGDIAAIVQVSSDVAGMDLDCVATHKHYPPEALINKQTYELPDGVNPARKEDALTDQDFKLVFGLLREVFVAMPSWKQVNLKKSKGMF from the exons ATGTCACTGGAAATTGCTTTTAAAGCTGTCACCGATACTCCTGGGATCCTGGTCTGGAGAATTGAG CAAATGGAATTGGTGCCTGTTCCTCAGAAGTCTTACGGGAACTTTTTTGATGGTGATTGTTACATCCTCCTGGCG ACCCAGAGTGTTGGCAGTGCTTTACATCGTGATATCCATTACTGGATTGGGTTGGACTCGTCGCAGGATGAGCAGGGTCTGGCTGCGATCTACACCATACATCTGGATGACTACCTCAATGGAAGTCCAGTGCAGCATCGAGAAGTTCAGGGGCATGAGTCAGAAACCTTCAAGGGTTACTTCAAAAGTGGGATCAT TTACAAGAAGGGAGGAGTGAACTCTGGTATGAAGCACGTAGAAACCAACACTTACGATGTGCAGCGTCTCCTCCATGTGAAAGGGAAAAGGAATGTCACGGCTACTGAG GTTAAAATGAGTTGGGAAAGTTACAGCTTGGGTGATGTCCTTCTTCTAGATGTCGGCAAAGTCATCATTCAGTGGAATGGGCCAGAGAGTAATCGAATGGAACGGTTAAAG GGCATGCAACTCGCTAAGGATATTCGCGATCGGGAGCGAGGTGGACGTGCAGGGATCGGAATAATCGAAGGGAATGAGGAGATAAAATCTCCCAAGCTGATGAAGGTTTTAATAAAGTTTCTCGGAAAAAGGACCAAGGCAATTAACCCTTCGCCACCTGATGAGATGGCAGATCAGCAGCAGAAAGCCAAACTTGCCCTCTACCA TGTTTCAGATGCTTGTGGACAAATGAAGGTTACAGAAGTTGCCACATGGCCTCTCGTCCAGGACGTGCTGGATCACAAT GATTGCTTCATTCTCGATCAAGGTGGAACCAAGATTTATGTCTGGAAAGGAAAACGAGCTTCAAAGAAGGAAAAACAAGCAGCAGTCTCTGGAGCTCTG GAGTTTATGAAGTTGAAGGGATACCCAAACACTACTAGCATTGAGATGGTCAATGATGGGGCTGAGTCAGCCATGTTCAAACAGCTGTTCAAGAAATGGACGGTGAAGGGGCAGACAGTGGGTTTAGGAAAGACACACACAGTTGGCAAAGTTG CCCAGATTAGCCAACAGAAGTTCGATGCCACCCAAATGCATGCCTTCCCGAAAGTGGCATCTCAGGAGAGGATGGTTGATGATGGTACAGGGAAAACTGAG GTTTGGAGAGTGGAGAACCTTAAACTGGTTCCTGTGGACCTGAAGACATACGGATTCTTCTACGGAGGTGACTGCTACCTGCTCCTGTACACGTATCTGGTGAACAGGAAGGAGAATTTTATCCTCTATATTTGGCAG GGGCGTCATGCCACCCGAGATGAACTGGCTGCCTCAGCCTATCATGCGGTCCAGGTTGACCAGAAGTTTGGCAATAAACCAGTGCAGGTTCGGGTCACTATGGGGAAGGAGCCTCGACACTTCTTGACCATCTTCAAAGGCAAACTAATCATCTTTGAA GGGGGCACCTCAAGGAAGAACAGCAAACAAGAAGAGCCGCCTGTCAGACTCTTTCAGATTCACAGCTATGATAAGTCCAACACCAAAGCGATCGAGGTCTCACCCTACGCTTCATCCTTGAACTCAAATGACGTTTTTCTCCTAACGACCAAAGCAATTTGCTACCTCTGGTTTGGGAAG GGATCCAATGGGGATGAACGTGAAATGGCAAAGGAGTTGGCTGTCATTATTTCCAATGGAAGTGAGGCCATTGTTGCTGAGGGCCAAGAATCAATGGAATTTTGGGAAGCACTCGGTGGAAAGGCACCTTATGCAAATGGTAAAAG GCTACAAGAGGAAAATACAGACTATCAACCCCGTCTCTTTGAATGCTCCAACAAAACAGGGCGATTCATTGCAAGTGAGATTACAAATTTCACTCAGGATGACCTCAGTGAAGATGATGTCATGCTCCTGGATACATGGGATCAG GTTTTCCTATGGATCGGCAAAAATGCAAACGAAACTGAAAAGAGGCTGTCCTTGACAACAGTGCAGGAATACCTGAAGACTCATCCTAGTGACCGGGACTTGGACACCCCCATAATCATGATCAAACAGGGCTTTGAACCGCCCACATTCACCGGCTGGTTTGTGGCATGGGACATTAGCAAATGGAGC GATGGTAAAACTTATGATCAAATGAAAAGGGAGCTTGGAGACATTGCAGCAATTGTGCAGGTCTCATCT GATGTAGCTGGGATGGACTTAGACTGTGTAGCCACCCACAAGCACTATCCACCGGAGGCGCTGATTAACAAACAAACATATGAATTGCCTGATGGTGTCAACCCAGCCAGAAAAGAG GACGCACTGACAGACCAAGATTTCAAACTGGTTTTTGGCCTGTTGAGAGAGGTCTTCGTTGCAATGCCCAGCTGGAAACAGGTAAACTTGAAGAAGTCAAAAGGAATGTTCTAA
- the avil gene encoding advillin isoform X2, whose amino-acid sequence MSLEIAFKAVTDTPGILVWRIEQMELVPVPQKSYGNFFDGDCYILLATQSVGSALHRDIHYWIGLDSSQDEQGLAAIYTIHLDDYLNGSPVQHREVQGHESETFKGYFKSGIIYKKGGVNSGMKHVETNTYDVQRLLHVKGKRNVTATEVKMSWESYSLGDVLLLDVGKVIIQWNGPESNRMERLKGMQLAKDIRDRERGGRAGIGIIEGNEEIKSPKLMKVLIKFLGKRTKAINPSPPDEMADQQQKAKLALYHVSDACGQMKVTEVATWPLVQDVLDHNDCFILDQGGTKIYVWKGKRASKKEKQAAVSGALEFMKLKGYPNTTSIEMVNDGAESAMFKQLFKKWTVKGQTVGLGKTHTVGKVAQISQQKFDATQMHAFPKVASQERMVDDGTGKTEVWRVENLKLVPVDLKTYGFFYGGDCYLLLYTYLVNRKENFILYIWQGRHATRDELAASAYHAVQVDQKFGNKPVQVRVTMGKEPRHFLTIFKGKLIIFEGGTSRKNSKQEEPPVRLFQIHSYDKSNTKAIEVSPYASSLNSNDVFLLTTKAICYLWFGKGSNGDEREMAKELAVIISNGSEAIVAEGQESMEFWEALGGKAPYANGKRLQEENTDYQPRLFECSNKTGRFIASEITNFTQDDLSEDDVMLLDTWDQVFLWIGKNANETEKRLSLTTVQEYLKTHPSDRDLDTPIIMIKQGFEPPTFTGWFVAWDISKWSDGKTYDQMKRELGDIAAIVQVSSNWKNPSWYLNSSTHKHYPPEALINKQTYELPDGVNPARKEDALTDQDFKLVFGLLREVFVAMPSWKQVNLKKSKGMF is encoded by the exons ATGTCACTGGAAATTGCTTTTAAAGCTGTCACCGATACTCCTGGGATCCTGGTCTGGAGAATTGAG CAAATGGAATTGGTGCCTGTTCCTCAGAAGTCTTACGGGAACTTTTTTGATGGTGATTGTTACATCCTCCTGGCG ACCCAGAGTGTTGGCAGTGCTTTACATCGTGATATCCATTACTGGATTGGGTTGGACTCGTCGCAGGATGAGCAGGGTCTGGCTGCGATCTACACCATACATCTGGATGACTACCTCAATGGAAGTCCAGTGCAGCATCGAGAAGTTCAGGGGCATGAGTCAGAAACCTTCAAGGGTTACTTCAAAAGTGGGATCAT TTACAAGAAGGGAGGAGTGAACTCTGGTATGAAGCACGTAGAAACCAACACTTACGATGTGCAGCGTCTCCTCCATGTGAAAGGGAAAAGGAATGTCACGGCTACTGAG GTTAAAATGAGTTGGGAAAGTTACAGCTTGGGTGATGTCCTTCTTCTAGATGTCGGCAAAGTCATCATTCAGTGGAATGGGCCAGAGAGTAATCGAATGGAACGGTTAAAG GGCATGCAACTCGCTAAGGATATTCGCGATCGGGAGCGAGGTGGACGTGCAGGGATCGGAATAATCGAAGGGAATGAGGAGATAAAATCTCCCAAGCTGATGAAGGTTTTAATAAAGTTTCTCGGAAAAAGGACCAAGGCAATTAACCCTTCGCCACCTGATGAGATGGCAGATCAGCAGCAGAAAGCCAAACTTGCCCTCTACCA TGTTTCAGATGCTTGTGGACAAATGAAGGTTACAGAAGTTGCCACATGGCCTCTCGTCCAGGACGTGCTGGATCACAAT GATTGCTTCATTCTCGATCAAGGTGGAACCAAGATTTATGTCTGGAAAGGAAAACGAGCTTCAAAGAAGGAAAAACAAGCAGCAGTCTCTGGAGCTCTG GAGTTTATGAAGTTGAAGGGATACCCAAACACTACTAGCATTGAGATGGTCAATGATGGGGCTGAGTCAGCCATGTTCAAACAGCTGTTCAAGAAATGGACGGTGAAGGGGCAGACAGTGGGTTTAGGAAAGACACACACAGTTGGCAAAGTTG CCCAGATTAGCCAACAGAAGTTCGATGCCACCCAAATGCATGCCTTCCCGAAAGTGGCATCTCAGGAGAGGATGGTTGATGATGGTACAGGGAAAACTGAG GTTTGGAGAGTGGAGAACCTTAAACTGGTTCCTGTGGACCTGAAGACATACGGATTCTTCTACGGAGGTGACTGCTACCTGCTCCTGTACACGTATCTGGTGAACAGGAAGGAGAATTTTATCCTCTATATTTGGCAG GGGCGTCATGCCACCCGAGATGAACTGGCTGCCTCAGCCTATCATGCGGTCCAGGTTGACCAGAAGTTTGGCAATAAACCAGTGCAGGTTCGGGTCACTATGGGGAAGGAGCCTCGACACTTCTTGACCATCTTCAAAGGCAAACTAATCATCTTTGAA GGGGGCACCTCAAGGAAGAACAGCAAACAAGAAGAGCCGCCTGTCAGACTCTTTCAGATTCACAGCTATGATAAGTCCAACACCAAAGCGATCGAGGTCTCACCCTACGCTTCATCCTTGAACTCAAATGACGTTTTTCTCCTAACGACCAAAGCAATTTGCTACCTCTGGTTTGGGAAG GGATCCAATGGGGATGAACGTGAAATGGCAAAGGAGTTGGCTGTCATTATTTCCAATGGAAGTGAGGCCATTGTTGCTGAGGGCCAAGAATCAATGGAATTTTGGGAAGCACTCGGTGGAAAGGCACCTTATGCAAATGGTAAAAG GCTACAAGAGGAAAATACAGACTATCAACCCCGTCTCTTTGAATGCTCCAACAAAACAGGGCGATTCATTGCAAGTGAGATTACAAATTTCACTCAGGATGACCTCAGTGAAGATGATGTCATGCTCCTGGATACATGGGATCAG GTTTTCCTATGGATCGGCAAAAATGCAAACGAAACTGAAAAGAGGCTGTCCTTGACAACAGTGCAGGAATACCTGAAGACTCATCCTAGTGACCGGGACTTGGACACCCCCATAATCATGATCAAACAGGGCTTTGAACCGCCCACATTCACCGGCTGGTTTGTGGCATGGGACATTAGCAAATGGAGC GATGGTAAAACTTATGATCAAATGAAAAGGGAGCTTGGAGACATTGCAGCAATTGTGCAGGTCTCATCT AATTGGAAGAATCCCAGTTGGTATTTGAATTCTT CCACCCACAAGCACTATCCACCGGAGGCGCTGATTAACAAACAAACATATGAATTGCCTGATGGTGTCAACCCAGCCAGAAAAGAG GACGCACTGACAGACCAAGATTTCAAACTGGTTTTTGGCCTGTTGAGAGAGGTCTTCGTTGCAATGCCCAGCTGGAAACAGGTAAACTTGAAGAAGTCAAAAGGAATGTTCTAA
- the avil gene encoding advillin isoform X3 — MSLEIAFKAVTDTPGILVWRIEQMELVPVPQKSYGNFFDGDCYILLATQSVGSALHRDIHYWIGLDSSQDEQGLAAIYTIHLDDYLNGSPVQHREVQGHESETFKGYFKSGIIYKKGGVNSGMKHVETNTYDVQRLLHVKGKRNVTATEVKMSWESYSLGDVLLLDVGKVIIQWNGPESNRMERLKGMQLAKDIRDRERGGRAGIGIIEGNEEIKSPKLMKVLIKFLGKRTKAINPSPPDEMADQQQKAKLALYHVSDACGQMKVTEVATWPLVQDVLDHNDCFILDQGGTKIYVWKGKRASKKEKQAAVSGALEFMKLKGYPNTTSIEMVNDGAESAMFKQLFKKWTVKGQTVGLGKTHTVGKVAQISQQKFDATQMHAFPKVASQERMVDDGTGKTEVWRVENLKLVPVDLKTYGFFYGGDCYLLLYTYLVNRKENFILYIWQGRHATRDELAASAYHAVQVDQKFGNKPVQVRVTMGKEPRHFLTIFKGKLIIFEGGTSRKNSKQEEPPVRLFQIHSYDKSNTKAIEVSPYASSLNSNDVFLLTTKAICYLWFGKGSNGDEREMAKELAVIISNGSEAIVAEGQESMEFWEALGGKAPYANGKRLQEENTDYQPRLFECSNKTGRFIASEITNFTQDDLSEDDVMLLDTWDQVFLWIGKNANETEKRLSLTTVQEYLKTHPSDRDLDTPIIMIKQGFEPPTFTGWFVAWDISKWSDGKTYDQMKRELGDIAAIVQVSSVNCVATHKHYPPEALINKQTYELPDGVNPARKEDALTDQDFKLVFGLLREVFVAMPSWKQVNLKKSKGMF; from the exons ATGTCACTGGAAATTGCTTTTAAAGCTGTCACCGATACTCCTGGGATCCTGGTCTGGAGAATTGAG CAAATGGAATTGGTGCCTGTTCCTCAGAAGTCTTACGGGAACTTTTTTGATGGTGATTGTTACATCCTCCTGGCG ACCCAGAGTGTTGGCAGTGCTTTACATCGTGATATCCATTACTGGATTGGGTTGGACTCGTCGCAGGATGAGCAGGGTCTGGCTGCGATCTACACCATACATCTGGATGACTACCTCAATGGAAGTCCAGTGCAGCATCGAGAAGTTCAGGGGCATGAGTCAGAAACCTTCAAGGGTTACTTCAAAAGTGGGATCAT TTACAAGAAGGGAGGAGTGAACTCTGGTATGAAGCACGTAGAAACCAACACTTACGATGTGCAGCGTCTCCTCCATGTGAAAGGGAAAAGGAATGTCACGGCTACTGAG GTTAAAATGAGTTGGGAAAGTTACAGCTTGGGTGATGTCCTTCTTCTAGATGTCGGCAAAGTCATCATTCAGTGGAATGGGCCAGAGAGTAATCGAATGGAACGGTTAAAG GGCATGCAACTCGCTAAGGATATTCGCGATCGGGAGCGAGGTGGACGTGCAGGGATCGGAATAATCGAAGGGAATGAGGAGATAAAATCTCCCAAGCTGATGAAGGTTTTAATAAAGTTTCTCGGAAAAAGGACCAAGGCAATTAACCCTTCGCCACCTGATGAGATGGCAGATCAGCAGCAGAAAGCCAAACTTGCCCTCTACCA TGTTTCAGATGCTTGTGGACAAATGAAGGTTACAGAAGTTGCCACATGGCCTCTCGTCCAGGACGTGCTGGATCACAAT GATTGCTTCATTCTCGATCAAGGTGGAACCAAGATTTATGTCTGGAAAGGAAAACGAGCTTCAAAGAAGGAAAAACAAGCAGCAGTCTCTGGAGCTCTG GAGTTTATGAAGTTGAAGGGATACCCAAACACTACTAGCATTGAGATGGTCAATGATGGGGCTGAGTCAGCCATGTTCAAACAGCTGTTCAAGAAATGGACGGTGAAGGGGCAGACAGTGGGTTTAGGAAAGACACACACAGTTGGCAAAGTTG CCCAGATTAGCCAACAGAAGTTCGATGCCACCCAAATGCATGCCTTCCCGAAAGTGGCATCTCAGGAGAGGATGGTTGATGATGGTACAGGGAAAACTGAG GTTTGGAGAGTGGAGAACCTTAAACTGGTTCCTGTGGACCTGAAGACATACGGATTCTTCTACGGAGGTGACTGCTACCTGCTCCTGTACACGTATCTGGTGAACAGGAAGGAGAATTTTATCCTCTATATTTGGCAG GGGCGTCATGCCACCCGAGATGAACTGGCTGCCTCAGCCTATCATGCGGTCCAGGTTGACCAGAAGTTTGGCAATAAACCAGTGCAGGTTCGGGTCACTATGGGGAAGGAGCCTCGACACTTCTTGACCATCTTCAAAGGCAAACTAATCATCTTTGAA GGGGGCACCTCAAGGAAGAACAGCAAACAAGAAGAGCCGCCTGTCAGACTCTTTCAGATTCACAGCTATGATAAGTCCAACACCAAAGCGATCGAGGTCTCACCCTACGCTTCATCCTTGAACTCAAATGACGTTTTTCTCCTAACGACCAAAGCAATTTGCTACCTCTGGTTTGGGAAG GGATCCAATGGGGATGAACGTGAAATGGCAAAGGAGTTGGCTGTCATTATTTCCAATGGAAGTGAGGCCATTGTTGCTGAGGGCCAAGAATCAATGGAATTTTGGGAAGCACTCGGTGGAAAGGCACCTTATGCAAATGGTAAAAG GCTACAAGAGGAAAATACAGACTATCAACCCCGTCTCTTTGAATGCTCCAACAAAACAGGGCGATTCATTGCAAGTGAGATTACAAATTTCACTCAGGATGACCTCAGTGAAGATGATGTCATGCTCCTGGATACATGGGATCAG GTTTTCCTATGGATCGGCAAAAATGCAAACGAAACTGAAAAGAGGCTGTCCTTGACAACAGTGCAGGAATACCTGAAGACTCATCCTAGTGACCGGGACTTGGACACCCCCATAATCATGATCAAACAGGGCTTTGAACCGCCCACATTCACCGGCTGGTTTGTGGCATGGGACATTAGCAAATGGAGC GATGGTAAAACTTATGATCAAATGAAAAGGGAGCTTGGAGACATTGCAGCAATTGTGCAGGTCTCATCTGTAA ACTGTGTAGCCACCCACAAGCACTATCCACCGGAGGCGCTGATTAACAAACAAACATATGAATTGCCTGATGGTGTCAACCCAGCCAGAAAAGAG GACGCACTGACAGACCAAGATTTCAAACTGGTTTTTGGCCTGTTGAGAGAGGTCTTCGTTGCAATGCCCAGCTGGAAACAGGTAAACTTGAAGAAGTCAAAAGGAATGTTCTAA